In a genomic window of Actinomycetota bacterium:
- a CDS encoding TIGR03960 family B12-binding radical SAM protein yields the protein MDARARGASLFNEIEALLPLVSKPIQYVGGELNATMKPWESVEVRWALMYPDAYEVGAPNQGVQILYEVINELPYALAERTYAIWPDLEALMRERGLPQFTVDAHRSIADFDVLGISFSTELGYTNMLTAIDLAGIPLFARDRTLEHPILIAGGHSAFNPEPIADFIDAAVIGDGEEAVIRVTELVQAWKQQGQAGGREGLLLSLAVAGVAYVPQFYDVSYLPDGRIQRVAPNLPDVPWRVAKHTLMDLDAWPYPKNPLVPLAETVHERMSVEIFRGCTRGCRFCQAGMITRPVRERSLTSIAEIIDNGLCKTGFAEVGLLSLSSADHSEIAEMSKALADRYEDTQTSLSLPSTRVDAFNIDLANELSRNGRRSGLTFAPEGGSERMRNVINKQVTEEDLIRTVSTAYGAGWRQVKLYFMCGLPTETDDDVLQIADLARQVIKAGREISGSRDIKCTISIGGFIPKPHTPFQWAAQLDHEATDARLQKLKEAIRSDREFGKAIGMRYHDGKPGIIEGLLSRGDRRVGKVILEAWKNGARFDGWSEHFSFDRWIAAASAGLADELVDVHWFTTRERQRNEVLPWDHLDSGLSSEWLWEDWQAALAESEVGDCRWTPCSDCGVCDQLGTEIQVGPTGITELPMPMIRPNVVG from the coding sequence ATGGATGCCCGTGCTCGCGGTGCCTCTCTCTTCAATGAGATTGAGGCACTGCTGCCCTTGGTGTCCAAGCCCATTCAATATGTCGGCGGCGAGCTCAATGCCACGATGAAGCCTTGGGAATCTGTCGAGGTCCGTTGGGCTCTGATGTACCCGGATGCCTATGAAGTCGGTGCTCCAAACCAAGGCGTGCAGATCCTCTACGAGGTCATCAACGAACTTCCGTATGCACTGGCAGAACGCACCTACGCGATCTGGCCCGATCTTGAAGCCTTGATGCGCGAACGCGGCCTGCCCCAGTTCACCGTCGACGCGCATCGCTCGATTGCTGATTTTGATGTGCTCGGCATTTCATTCTCGACCGAACTCGGCTACACCAACATGCTCACGGCGATCGATCTTGCCGGCATTCCCTTGTTCGCCCGTGATCGCACTCTCGAGCATCCCATCTTGATCGCCGGCGGTCACTCCGCGTTCAATCCTGAACCCATCGCCGACTTCATCGATGCAGCGGTCATCGGTGATGGCGAAGAGGCAGTCATTCGCGTGACCGAACTTGTGCAGGCCTGGAAGCAGCAGGGGCAAGCTGGTGGTCGTGAAGGTCTGTTGCTCTCGCTTGCAGTAGCCGGAGTTGCCTACGTTCCACAGTTCTACGACGTTTCCTATCTCCCGGACGGCCGGATCCAGCGCGTGGCCCCAAACCTTCCGGATGTTCCTTGGCGCGTGGCAAAGCACACGCTCATGGATTTGGATGCCTGGCCGTACCCGAAGAATCCTTTGGTTCCCCTGGCCGAAACCGTGCACGAGCGGATGAGCGTTGAGATCTTCCGCGGTTGCACTAGAGGCTGCCGCTTCTGTCAGGCGGGCATGATCACCCGACCCGTACGCGAGCGCAGCCTCACTTCGATCGCCGAGATCATCGACAACGGCTTGTGCAAGACCGGCTTTGCCGAAGTCGGTCTGCTTTCGCTATCAAGTGCCGATCACTCAGAGATTGCTGAAATGTCAAAGGCACTGGCTGATCGTTACGAGGACACCCAGACTTCGTTGTCCCTGCCAAGCACCCGCGTCGATGCATTCAATATCGACCTCGCAAATGAGCTTTCCCGTAATGGCCGCCGAAGTGGATTGACCTTTGCTCCTGAAGGCGGCAGTGAGCGGATGCGCAATGTCATCAACAAACAGGTCACAGAAGAAGATCTGATTCGCACCGTTTCAACGGCCTACGGTGCGGGTTGGCGTCAGGTGAAGCTCTACTTCATGTGCGGCTTGCCCACTGAAACTGACGATGACGTTCTGCAGATCGCCGACCTTGCGCGGCAGGTCATCAAGGCGGGCCGTGAAATCAGCGGCAGTCGCGACATCAAATGCACGATCTCCATTGGCGGTTTCATCCCCAAGCCACACACTCCATTTCAGTGGGCTGCACAACTCGATCACGAAGCTACTGACGCGCGCTTGCAGAAGTTGAAGGAAGCGATCCGAAGCGATCGAGAGTTCGGCAAGGCAATTGGCATGCGGTATCACGATGGCAAGCCCGGAATCATTGAAGGCCTGCTCTCGCGAGGTGATCGACGCGTTGGCAAGGTGATTCTTGAAGCATGGAAGAACGGTGCGCGATTTGACGGTTGGAGTGAGCATTTCTCCTTTGATCGCTGGATCGCTGCGGCATCAGCTGGCCTCGCGGATGAACTCGTGGACGTGCACTGGTTCACCACGCGAGAGCGTCAACGCAATGAGGTGCTTCCGTGGGATCACCTCGATTCGGGCTTGAGCTCGGAGTGGCTATGGGAGGACTGGCAGGCAGCGCTTGCTGAGTCCGAGGTTGGGGATTGTCGCTGGACTCCATGTTCTGACTGTGGGGTGTGCGATCAACTCGGCACTGAGATTCAGGTCGGCCCGACGGGCATCACCGAACTGCCTATGCCCATGATCCGGCCGAACGTGGTGGGGTAA
- a CDS encoding DUF4233 domain-containing protein, giving the protein MKILCSAVLSLEAIAVFLAIPVVATNGSVGNTALVLGLGLALTVMLFLSVGTLRRRWGLSLGWLLQVPVLAIGFLAPAMFIVGGIFVVLWYVAIHQGSRVDAIKAQQAELPPPLG; this is encoded by the coding sequence GTGAAAATCTTGTGCTCGGCCGTGCTCAGTCTTGAAGCGATTGCCGTCTTTCTTGCCATCCCAGTCGTGGCGACCAATGGGTCGGTAGGCAACACCGCACTCGTCCTTGGCTTGGGCTTGGCGCTCACCGTGATGCTCTTCTTGTCCGTCGGCACCCTCCGACGCCGTTGGGGCTTGAGCCTTGGCTGGCTGCTTCAGGTGCCGGTATTGGCCATCGGCTTTCTGGCGCCAGCCATGTTCATTGTTGGCGGCATCTTCGTCGTGCTCTGGTACGTAGCTATCCATCAGGGCAGCCGCGTGGATGCGATCAAGGCCCAGCAGGCAGAGCTACCGCCACCACTAGGCTGA
- a CDS encoding FtsW/RodA/SpoVE family cell cycle protein gives MSMFQVTGSTDQQLLPSRKGGAYWRDLDWVLLVAALAATVFGSILVWSASRADLASPTDPQSYLKKHLINVVLGILLGYIASRIDHRWLRAYTPVIYGLSVFSLFLVFLPGLGTKIAGARAWIQLPGGFTIQPSEFVKIAVILMMAAILAEKDRAEHEPRDRDVLISLGVAALPLMIILAQNDTGSVLILGSVALAIIAVSGARNRWVGGLMIGAVVSVLMAIQFGLLKQYQVDRLTSFINPTADAGSIAYNSTQARIAIGGGGWFGYGLFNGPQTQGRFVPVNESDFVYTVAGEEFGFVGAGLLIVLLGIVLWRAILIAMRADDMYGRLVATGIVAWLAFQTFENIGMTLGIMPITGVPLPFVSAGGTAMMAVWIAIGLLENIRLHSQQMIP, from the coding sequence ATGAGCATGTTCCAAGTAACTGGCTCCACTGACCAGCAACTGCTGCCAAGCCGCAAGGGCGGGGCCTACTGGCGCGACCTTGACTGGGTTTTGTTGGTAGCCGCGCTCGCCGCGACGGTATTTGGATCGATTCTCGTGTGGTCAGCCAGCCGAGCTGATCTTGCATCGCCGACGGATCCGCAGTCGTATCTGAAGAAGCACTTGATCAACGTCGTCCTTGGCATCCTTTTGGGATACATCGCATCTCGCATCGATCACCGATGGCTACGCGCCTATACGCCTGTCATCTACGGGCTGTCTGTGTTCTCACTGTTTCTCGTCTTCCTGCCTGGCCTAGGTACCAAGATCGCTGGGGCTCGAGCTTGGATTCAGTTGCCAGGTGGCTTCACAATTCAGCCTTCTGAGTTCGTGAAGATCGCTGTGATCTTGATGATGGCGGCGATCTTGGCCGAGAAGGATCGCGCAGAGCATGAGCCGCGCGATCGCGATGTGCTGATCTCCCTGGGAGTCGCCGCACTGCCCTTGATGATCATCCTCGCCCAGAATGACACGGGCAGCGTGTTGATTCTTGGCTCTGTTGCGCTGGCGATTATTGCCGTCAGTGGTGCCCGAAATCGCTGGGTAGGTGGCCTGATGATTGGCGCTGTAGTCAGCGTTCTGATGGCGATTCAATTTGGCTTGCTCAAGCAATATCAAGTCGATCGACTGACCTCCTTCATCAACCCGACGGCCGATGCGGGCAGCATCGCCTACAACTCCACTCAAGCACGCATCGCCATCGGTGGTGGTGGTTGGTTCGGGTATGGACTCTTCAACGGACCTCAGACCCAAGGTCGATTCGTACCTGTCAATGAGAGTGACTTCGTCTACACCGTGGCCGGCGAGGAATTCGGATTCGTTGGTGCAGGCTTGCTCATTGTCCTGCTTGGCATCGTGTTGTGGCGAGCCATCCTGATTGCCATGCGTGCCGACGATATGTACGGACGCCTAGTGGCTACCGGCATCGTTGCGTGGTTGGCTTTCCAGACCTTCGAGAACATCGGCATGACACTCGGAATCATGCCAATCACTGGTGTTCCACTCCCATTCGTCTCGGCTGGAGGCACGGCAATGATGGCCGTCTGGATAGCCATCGGACTCCTTGAGAACATCCGATTGCATAGTCAACAAATGATTCCTTAG
- a CDS encoding alpha/beta-hydrolase family protein, which produces MRTSTLGLAVGAAFGGVVGMAARGQTLVPWPKKIDLVFAPGLGALAGVVAAAKTDLLIGAIRHPKRLSLVLVGVAGVVAVKAVAGRSIARTLLSGLEQNSRALDPGFSIPPTSSFVTGSAASGIALAPMGREGARFVGQVTTPEDVLAVTGEAMLLDPIRVFIGLESAPTIADRVRLAMKELRRTGAFDRKYLLIQSPAGTGYANSSPVDVLEMLSRGDSAAVAIGYGLLPSFLSVGKVSDAAQTQRELLDAVVAELRDRSTRPILLMYGESLGARVQEAAVPNGLDDLDSYGIAHALWVGTPGSRTADEFHVRCASSSVTMDRAEQVPVEFAADRPQVWFLEHDGDPVVRFRGDLIAERPFWLDPHAPRGRNIPETMTWKPGITWAQVLVDVLFATNVKPGQFESIGHDYRADLGAVTTAAFGLAASKEVAERLENRLRELELARAARIAG; this is translated from the coding sequence ATGCGCACCTCGACTCTCGGACTTGCTGTTGGCGCAGCATTTGGGGGAGTTGTGGGGATGGCTGCTCGTGGACAGACATTGGTGCCTTGGCCCAAGAAGATCGACCTGGTCTTTGCTCCAGGGCTTGGTGCGCTGGCCGGTGTCGTTGCTGCCGCCAAGACTGATCTCCTCATAGGTGCGATCCGGCATCCCAAGCGCTTGTCCCTTGTGCTCGTTGGGGTAGCGGGTGTAGTTGCGGTGAAGGCGGTCGCCGGTCGATCGATCGCTCGAACGCTACTCTCTGGGCTGGAACAGAACAGTCGTGCATTGGATCCGGGATTCTCGATTCCGCCGACTTCCAGTTTTGTCACGGGTTCGGCCGCCTCGGGCATTGCGCTGGCACCAATGGGTCGCGAGGGAGCTCGGTTCGTGGGCCAAGTCACCACTCCTGAAGATGTCCTTGCTGTGACGGGCGAGGCGATGCTCTTGGACCCGATTCGCGTCTTCATTGGCCTTGAATCTGCCCCGACGATCGCCGATCGCGTGCGCCTGGCGATGAAAGAGTTGCGGCGCACGGGGGCATTCGACCGGAAGTACCTCCTGATCCAATCTCCTGCGGGCACAGGATACGCCAACTCGTCACCAGTAGATGTGCTCGAGATGCTGTCGCGCGGCGATTCAGCGGCGGTGGCCATCGGATACGGACTGCTGCCTTCCTTCCTCTCGGTCGGGAAGGTCAGCGACGCGGCGCAGACACAGCGTGAGCTGCTCGATGCTGTTGTGGCCGAACTGCGTGATCGATCAACTCGACCGATCCTGCTCATGTATGGCGAAAGTCTCGGAGCGCGAGTGCAAGAGGCAGCGGTGCCAAATGGGCTCGATGATCTCGATTCCTATGGCATCGCCCATGCGCTTTGGGTTGGCACTCCGGGAAGCAGAACTGCCGACGAATTCCACGTCCGCTGCGCAAGTTCTTCAGTGACGATGGATCGGGCAGAGCAAGTGCCAGTCGAATTTGCGGCAGATCGACCGCAAGTGTGGTTCTTGGAGCACGACGGGGATCCCGTTGTGAGATTCCGCGGTGATTTGATCGCCGAACGGCCCTTCTGGCTGGATCCACACGCACCGCGAGGTCGCAATATCCCCGAAACCATGACCTGGAAACCTGGCATCACCTGGGCTCAGGTGCTCGTTGACGTGCTCTTCGCGACCAACGTGAAGCCCGGACAATTCGAAAGTATCGGACACGACTACCGGGCTGATCTGGGCGCCGTGACCACGGCGGCCTTTGGCCTGGCGGCCTCCAAAGAGGTGGCCGAGCGGCTGGAAAACCGGCTCCGGGAGCTTGAGTTGGCCAGGGCCGCGCGTATCGCGGGCTGA
- the mreD gene encoding rod shape-determining protein MreD has protein sequence MWLRQLIILATTLLIAVMTQSAFLSRLGLPGATPDLILVSVLAVALAYGPAMGVVYGFSAGLLLDFSPSTQGVVGVNALLFMAAAFFAGRAINPRDRTVPLIIGLVAGTVAGVTLVRAVLDSLLGQPTVVWANVPELMLTGAIYAALLSPFVVMPLGWVVKKFTPEVAI, from the coding sequence ATGTGGCTTCGACAACTCATCATCTTGGCGACCACCTTGTTGATCGCCGTCATGACCCAGAGCGCCTTTCTCAGCCGCCTCGGACTGCCCGGTGCAACGCCAGACTTGATCCTGGTGTCAGTGCTCGCCGTGGCTTTGGCCTACGGCCCGGCTATGGGCGTGGTCTATGGATTTTCCGCCGGCCTGCTCCTTGATTTCTCGCCTTCAACTCAGGGAGTCGTCGGGGTCAATGCCCTGCTCTTCATGGCGGCCGCCTTCTTCGCCGGCCGAGCCATCAACCCCCGCGATCGCACAGTTCCGCTGATCATCGGCCTGGTGGCTGGCACGGTTGCGGGTGTCACCTTGGTGCGGGCGGTGCTTGATTCACTGCTGGGTCAGCCCACTGTGGTGTGGGCCAATGTGCCTGAGTTGATGCTCACTGGAGCGATCTATGCAGCGTTGCTCAGCCCCTTTGTTGTGATGCCATTGGGCTGGGTGGTGAAGAAGTTCACTCCTGAGGTTGCGATATGA
- the mrdA gene encoding penicillin-binding protein 2, whose translation MRDRSMLRLMVLGVLVLSLMLTLFARLMYLQVISGDFYRAAAENNSVREIVRPAVRGLILDQAGRPLVSNRTALEVTVDRVTLGRAKDKGAGVINRLALLLNVPAEKISDRLKTCGTEGAKPPPTCWNGSTYQPVPVAVGIDTQTALTIMERRTDFPGMAAQLQANRIYPAPFNVNAAHILGYLGPVTETQLEAQGDSSASDRLRRTDVVGRSGLEAQYDATLRGKPEVTSLGIDTSGHVTSKLDFKDSVAGNYLVSTIDARLQSLVEKQLVAAVQRAHAQGYPGKSGAAVVIDVKNGNVLAMASYPTYDPAIWIGGVTKKQYQALKDSQALSSNAIQGTFAPGSTYKVVSTAAAGKSGFNLHGSYDCPNQYKAGNPPQTFRNYESHGYGAISLARAIEVSCNTVFYGIADRMWKNGGGIDAARTAPDPIAAMARSFGLGTKTGIDLPNESAGVVSSRLFKAENWDARKDSWCQNALEGYPETRKTNPSLADFYTALDKENCADGFRWREGDALNAAIGQGDTGVTPLQLAMVYSAIANGGTVYQPRIVKGVIGPEGKVVQEFAPVVKSKVSAPRSTINFLQDSLPGVTTRGSGETPFQGFPLDQIPVASKTGSAQVTGSKVSTSWFASYAPANNPKYAVVMMVSQGGTGSKTSGPSVRKIYEGLFGVNGRSVNSANSVLVGGQPRAELPKVRSDGTPVVLKGKQSGVQ comes from the coding sequence GTGCGTGATCGCTCCATGCTGCGCCTCATGGTGCTCGGTGTCCTTGTGCTCTCGCTCATGCTCACTTTGTTCGCCAGGCTGATGTACCTGCAGGTCATCAGCGGGGATTTCTATCGCGCGGCTGCCGAGAACAACTCGGTTCGCGAGATCGTTCGCCCAGCTGTCCGCGGCCTGATTCTTGATCAAGCTGGCCGACCGCTGGTGTCCAACCGTACGGCCCTTGAAGTCACCGTTGATCGGGTGACTCTGGGTCGGGCCAAGGATAAGGGCGCGGGGGTCATCAACCGGCTTGCGCTTCTGCTCAATGTGCCCGCCGAGAAGATCAGTGACCGGCTCAAGACCTGCGGAACTGAGGGTGCCAAGCCTCCGCCAACCTGCTGGAACGGATCGACCTATCAGCCGGTGCCGGTGGCTGTTGGCATTGATACCCAGACTGCGCTGACCATCATGGAGCGACGAACTGACTTCCCTGGCATGGCTGCGCAACTGCAGGCCAACAGGATCTATCCAGCGCCATTCAACGTGAACGCGGCGCACATCCTGGGCTATCTGGGTCCGGTCACAGAAACTCAGCTAGAGGCTCAAGGTGATTCCAGTGCATCTGACCGACTGCGTCGAACAGACGTCGTGGGCCGGTCTGGATTGGAGGCGCAATATGACGCAACATTGCGAGGCAAGCCCGAGGTGACTTCCTTGGGCATTGACACTTCAGGTCACGTCACGAGCAAACTCGATTTCAAAGATTCCGTTGCTGGCAACTACCTAGTCAGCACCATTGATGCTCGACTGCAATCTCTGGTTGAAAAGCAGCTGGTGGCCGCAGTTCAGCGGGCTCATGCCCAGGGCTACCCCGGCAAGTCGGGCGCCGCTGTCGTCATCGACGTGAAGAATGGCAACGTCTTGGCTATGGCGAGCTATCCGACCTACGACCCGGCCATCTGGATCGGTGGCGTGACAAAGAAGCAGTACCAGGCATTGAAGGACTCACAGGCACTCTCGTCCAATGCGATTCAAGGCACCTTCGCGCCGGGTTCCACCTACAAGGTCGTCAGCACTGCGGCGGCGGGCAAGTCCGGTTTCAATCTGCACGGCTCTTACGACTGTCCCAATCAGTACAAGGCAGGTAACCCGCCGCAGACCTTCCGCAACTATGAGTCACATGGCTATGGCGCGATCTCGCTGGCTCGAGCGATCGAAGTCTCGTGCAACACCGTCTTCTACGGCATCGCTGACCGGATGTGGAAGAACGGCGGCGGCATTGACGCCGCTCGCACTGCGCCTGACCCAATTGCAGCGATGGCGCGCTCATTTGGTCTTGGGACAAAGACCGGGATCGACCTGCCAAATGAATCCGCAGGCGTGGTTTCCAGTCGCCTGTTCAAGGCTGAGAACTGGGATGCCAGGAAGGACAGCTGGTGCCAGAACGCGCTTGAGGGTTACCCCGAAACGCGAAAGACAAACCCTTCACTCGCGGATTTCTATACCGCATTGGACAAGGAGAACTGCGCTGACGGCTTCCGCTGGCGCGAGGGTGACGCACTCAACGCCGCCATCGGACAGGGCGATACGGGTGTGACCCCGCTGCAGCTGGCAATGGTCTATTCGGCCATCGCCAATGGCGGCACTGTGTATCAGCCGCGCATAGTCAAGGGGGTGATCGGCCCAGAGGGCAAAGTCGTGCAGGAGTTCGCCCCCGTTGTGAAATCGAAGGTGTCCGCCCCCAGGAGCACGATCAATTTCCTGCAGGATTCCTTGCCTGGTGTCACGACTCGTGGTTCAGGTGAAACGCCATTCCAAGGGTTCCCTCTCGATCAGATTCCGGTCGCATCCAAGACCGGTTCGGCTCAGGTCACCGGCAGCAAGGTCTCGACTTCATGGTTTGCCTCGTATGCGCCAGCGAACAACCCGAAGTACGCCGTGGTGATGATGGTCTCCCAGGGTGGAACGGGTTCGAAGACCTCTGGCCCAAGTGTTCGCAAGATCTATGAGGGACTGTTTGGCGTGAATGGACGTAGCGTGAATTCGGCCAATAGCGTGCTCGTGGGAGGCCAGCCGCGCGCCGAACTTCCCAAGGTGCGCTCTGATGGAACGCCGGTTGTTCTCAAGGGCAAGCAGTCAGGAGTTCAGTGA
- the mreC gene encoding rod shape-determining protein MreC, which produces MLQRRARVVIAILVVITLTFAILDLRGGKGPFATLRSVVGTALGGVERAGATIFSPVLGIGSWWGTWGDQRETIAALEAENSSLRGLVHRAAEDRARADALDGLLKVAGAGRYRIVPAEVIAVGPEQEFSWTVTIDIGTQDGIERDMSVINADGLVGRVAAVHRTTSTVVLIVDPSVSVGARVAGSEEVGILSGTGDLSSLEFQMLNPLADVKTGEALVTFGSKNGKPYAPGIPIGQVTSVRGTAGQLTRVAAIEPFADLSALTIVGVVVRPPRTDPRDSVLPSRPQVEPTAAASPNPSGSAAAPTLSPATPVPSPKAS; this is translated from the coding sequence ATGTTGCAGCGCCGCGCCAGGGTGGTCATAGCGATCCTGGTGGTCATCACCTTGACCTTTGCGATCCTTGATCTGCGTGGTGGCAAGGGTCCCTTCGCAACCCTTCGCTCTGTTGTCGGTACAGCTCTTGGCGGCGTCGAGCGCGCTGGGGCCACGATCTTCTCGCCAGTGCTCGGCATTGGCAGTTGGTGGGGGACCTGGGGTGATCAGCGCGAGACCATTGCTGCGCTGGAGGCCGAGAACAGTTCGCTGCGCGGACTCGTGCATCGCGCAGCAGAAGATCGAGCTCGCGCCGATGCTCTGGATGGCTTGCTCAAGGTTGCTGGCGCCGGGCGGTATCGCATTGTTCCTGCCGAGGTCATCGCAGTAGGGCCTGAGCAGGAGTTCAGCTGGACCGTCACTATCGACATCGGTACTCAAGACGGTATCGAACGCGATATGTCAGTCATCAACGCCGATGGCCTGGTCGGCCGTGTCGCGGCCGTGCACCGCACGACCTCAACTGTCGTATTGATCGTGGATCCATCGGTCTCTGTTGGTGCGCGCGTTGCGGGCAGCGAAGAAGTCGGCATCCTCTCAGGCACCGGTGATCTGAGCTCTCTCGAATTCCAGATGTTGAACCCACTTGCCGATGTGAAGACAGGCGAAGCGCTGGTGACATTCGGCTCGAAGAACGGCAAGCCATATGCCCCGGGAATTCCAATTGGGCAGGTCACCTCCGTTCGTGGTACCGCAGGGCAGCTCACGCGTGTGGCTGCCATTGAGCCCTTCGCCGATTTGTCAGCGTTGACCATCGTCGGTGTGGTGGTTCGCCCACCGCGCACAGACCCACGGGATTCGGTATTGCCGTCCCGGCCGCAGGTCGAACCGACCGCCGCCGCCTCGCCGAATCCTTCTGGGAGCGCTGCGGCTCCCACCTTGAGTCCGGCAACACCTGTTCCGTCTCCGAAGGCTTCCTGA
- the ndk gene encoding nucleoside-diphosphate kinase: MTERTLVMIKPDGVARGLVGEVLARIESKGFVIVALELRTLPAAIAEAHYAEHADKPFFKDLVAFITGGPLVAAVVEGTSVITSWRSMMGATNPANATPGTIRGDLASETQQNVTHGSDSPESAAREIELFFPGL; the protein is encoded by the coding sequence ATGACTGAGCGCACATTGGTAATGATCAAGCCCGACGGGGTTGCCCGTGGACTGGTTGGCGAAGTTCTGGCCCGCATTGAAAGCAAGGGCTTTGTCATTGTCGCTCTTGAGCTGCGCACATTGCCCGCTGCTATCGCCGAAGCACACTATGCCGAGCATGCGGACAAGCCCTTCTTCAAGGATCTGGTGGCGTTCATCACCGGTGGCCCATTGGTTGCAGCAGTGGTCGAAGGCACCAGTGTGATCACCTCTTGGCGTTCGATGATGGGGGCCACGAATCCGGCGAATGCAACCCCCGGCACGATCCGCGGGGATCTGGCTTCAGAGACTCAGCAAAACGTTACCCACGGCTCTGACTCACCAGAGTCGGCCGCCCGAGAAATCGAGCTCTTCTTCCCAGGTTTGTAG
- a CDS encoding rod shape-determining protein, with translation MATASSSFVGRDMAVDLGTANTLVYVRGRGIVLNEPSVVAINNNTGGILAVGSEAKRMIGRTPGNIVAIRPLKDGVIADFDTTERMLRYFIQKVHKRRHLAKPRLIICVPSGITGVEQRAVKDAGYAAGARKVFIIEEPMAAAIGAGLPVHEPTGNMVVDIGGGTSEVAVISLGGIVTSLSVRVGGDELDNAIIQYVKREYSLMLGERTAEEIKVAIGSAFPMPDEPHAEIRGRDLITGLPRTIVVSAEEIRRAIDEPVNAIVAAVKATLDRTPPELSGDIMDRGIVLTGGGALLRGLDERLRHETGMPILIADRPLDCVALGSGKCVEEFDALQAVLVSEPRR, from the coding sequence ATGGCTACTGCTTCGTCCTCTTTCGTTGGCCGCGACATGGCCGTCGATCTGGGTACGGCAAACACATTGGTCTATGTGCGCGGTCGTGGCATCGTCTTGAATGAACCCTCGGTTGTAGCGATCAACAACAACACCGGTGGCATTTTGGCCGTTGGCTCTGAGGCCAAGCGCATGATCGGGCGCACCCCCGGCAACATCGTCGCGATCCGCCCTCTGAAGGACGGTGTGATTGCTGACTTCGACACCACGGAGCGCATGCTGCGCTACTTCATTCAGAAGGTGCACAAGCGCCGCCACCTCGCCAAGCCTCGCCTGATCATCTGCGTGCCTTCTGGCATCACAGGTGTTGAGCAGCGGGCCGTCAAAGATGCCGGCTATGCGGCCGGTGCGCGCAAAGTCTTCATTATTGAAGAGCCGATGGCCGCAGCGATTGGTGCCGGGCTTCCGGTGCATGAGCCCACTGGCAACATGGTCGTCGACATCGGTGGTGGCACATCAGAAGTGGCTGTCATCTCACTGGGCGGCATCGTCACGAGCTTGTCGGTTCGCGTCGGCGGCGATGAGCTCGACAATGCGATCATTCAATACGTCAAGCGCGAGTATTCGCTGATGCTTGGTGAGCGCACCGCGGAAGAAATCAAGGTCGCCATCGGTTCGGCCTTTCCAATGCCCGACGAACCACACGCGGAAATTCGCGGTCGCGATCTCATCACCGGGCTTCCGCGCACCATCGTTGTCTCTGCTGAAGAGATTCGCCGCGCAATTGATGAGCCTGTCAATGCGATCGTGGCCGCCGTGAAGGCCACCCTCGACCGTACGCCACCGGAGCTTTCCGGCGACATCATGGATCGCGGAATTGTCCTCACCGGCGGTGGCGCATTGCTGCGGGGCCTCGATGAGCGGCTTCGTCATGAAACTGGCATGCCCATTCTGATTGCCGATCGACCTCTTGATTGTGTCGCGCTCGGATCCGGCAAGTGCGTTGAGGAGTTCGACGCTCTTCAGGCCGTCCTCGTCTCTGAGCCTCGGCGATAG